The following proteins are co-located in the Solanum pennellii chromosome 1, SPENNV200 genome:
- the LOC107013299 gene encoding protein JINGUBANG, producing the protein MTRKNNSMGAMLLQKESFRRTKFGTLLYSDPISDHEESSNNSARSSNASSAPSPPRTSSFNGTNTTANNSPNYFMSPWNQSASPYVKSPWIHQPLLDSAEESESSDCKNGLIGSLVREEGHIYSLAASGDLLYTGSDSKNIRVWKNLKEYSGFKCQSGLVKAIVVYGDKIFTGHQDGKIRVWKFLGKKRKAYKRVGSLPTVRDYLKSSINPKAYVEVRRNRNVPWIKHFDAVSCMSLDKERGLLYSGSWDKTLKVWRLSDSKCIESINAHQDAINSVVVGFDGLVFTGSADGTVKAWRRELVGNNAKHVLVETLLKQDNAVTSLAVNAAAATVYAGSSDGLVNFWERQKHFLEYGGALRGHKLAVLCVAVAGNLVLSGSADKSICVWRREEGGIHSCLTVLTGHNGPVKCLTVEEDSNGSDNDSEDEAPVEKRSDKYWRVYSGSLDNSVKVWRLSENCFSGFEEI; encoded by the exons atgacgaGAAAAAATAATAGCATGGGAGCGATGTTGCTACAGAAAGAAAGCTTTCGAAGAACAAAATTCGGTACCCTTTTGTACTCCGATCCAATCAGTGACCACGAAGAAAGCAGTAACAATTCCGCTCGCAGCAGCAATGCTTCTTCTGCACCCAGTCCACCTAGAACGTCGTCGTTTAACGGCACAAACACTACTGCTAACAATTCCCCAAATTACTTCATGTCTCCATGGAACCAATCAGCTTCGCCTTATGTAAAATCTCCATGGATTCACCAACCATTACTCGATTCCGCGGAAGAATCAGAATCCAGCGACTGCAAAAATGGTCTAATCGGATCTCTTGTTAGAGAAGAAGGTCATATATATTCATTAGCCGCATCTGGAGATTTGCTGTATACCGGATCAGACAGCAAAAACATTCGAGTATGGAAGAACTTGAAGGAATATTCTGGGTTCAAATGTCAAAGCGGATTAGTAAAAGCCATTGTTGTTTACGGAGATAAAATATTCACCGGTCATCAAGATGGTAAAATTCGTGTATGGAAATTTttagggaaaaaaagaaaagcatatAAACGTGTTGGTAGTTTACCTACCGTTAGAGATTATTTAAAGAGTTCAATTAATCCTAAAGCATATGTTGAAGTAAGACGAAATCGGAATGTTCCTTGGATTAAACATTTTGATGCGGTTTCCTGTATGAGTTTGGATAAAGAGAGAGGATTGCTTTATTCTGGATCTTGGGATAAAACACTAAAAGTTTGGAGATTATCAGATTCGAAATGTATTGAATCAATTAATGCTCATCAAGATGCAATTAATTCAGTCGTCGTTGGATTCGACGGGTTGGTTTTCACTGGATCAGCTGATGGAACAGTTAAAGCTTGGAGAAGGGAATTAGTTGGGAATAACGCAAAGCATGTTCTTGTGGAAACACTGTTAAAACAGGACAATGCTGTGACATCACTGGCCGTAAACGCTGCAGCAGCAACG GTGTATGCTGGATCCTCCGATGGACTAGTGAATTTCTGGGAGAGGCAAAAGCATTTTTTGGAGTACGGAGGTGCGCTGAGAGGTCATAAATTAGCTGTGCTGTGCGTGGCGGTTGCTGGTAATTTGGTATTGAGTGGATCAGCTGATAAATCTATATGCGTGTGGAGAAGGGAAGAAGGTGGTATCCACAGTTGCTTAACGGTGTTAACAGGACACAACGGCCCCGTTAAGTGTTTGACCGTTGAAGAAGATTCAAATGGCAGCGACAATGACAGCGAAGATGAAGCTCCGGTGGAGAAGAGAAGTGACAAATATTGGAGAGTGTATAGCGGGAGTTTGGACAATTCCGTGAAGGTTTGGAGACTATCGGAGAACTGCTTTAGTGGTTTCGaggaaatataa